From Saccharothrix espanaensis DSM 44229, the proteins below share one genomic window:
- the glgP gene encoding alpha-glucan family phosphorylase produces the protein MRALRRFTVRASLPEPLSALGTLATNLRWTWHQPTQDLFASIDPDRWSDSGDPLRLLSTVDPERLVSLARDEQFLAHTRALADDLTRYTTGARWFQRRQDEVQQRREHGNYELSPLPTAIAYFSMEFGVTEALPNYSGGLGVLAGDHLKAASDLGVPLIAVGLLYRSGYFRQALSLDGWQIEHYPVLDPRGLPLELLTEPSGAPILVHVAMPGDRVLRAKIWKAQVGRIPLLLLDSDVEENDEDLRGVTDRLYGGDQDHRIRQEILAGVGGVRAVRTYCELTGHPAPEVFHTNEGHAGFLGLERIRELVTGEGLDFDQALAAVRAGTVFTTHTPVPAGIDRFPVDLVQHYFGSEALLPGVSTQRVLALGAEENPGLFNMAHMGLRLAQRANGVSKLHGEVSRGMFSGMWPGFDVTEVPIGSVTNGVHGPTWAATEMSRLLGESDDAGVGLRGFEPVTDQRLWELRTDLRGKLVHEVRRRTRQSWLQRGASALELGWTDTVFDPDVLTVGFARRVPTYKRLTLMLRDPERLRALLLHPERPVQLVVAGKSHPADDGGKALIQQIVRFADDAGVRHRIVFLPDYDMSMARYLYWGCDVWLNNPMRPLEACGTSGMKSALNGGLNLSIRDGWWDELYDGSNGWAIPTADGVTDPTRRDDLEAAALYDLLGNQVAPLFYDRADTGVPTRWLAMVRHTLASLGPAVQASRMVREYVENLYAPAASSAGSVVGEGYRGAKELAAYRQRLRASWTRVRVLESEMTLSGSAVPLLGTPVGVRARIELAGLEASEVDVQVVLGKVGDSDELYDVVTHTMRYAGNGNYDIEVPLPHAGAVGYTVRVLPRHDLLASPAELGRVVLAG, from the coding sequence ATGCGAGCACTTCGCCGGTTCACCGTCCGAGCCAGCCTGCCCGAGCCGCTGTCCGCACTGGGCACGCTCGCCACGAACCTCCGTTGGACGTGGCACCAGCCGACCCAGGACCTGTTCGCCTCGATCGACCCCGACCGCTGGTCGGACAGCGGGGACCCGCTGCGGCTGCTGTCCACGGTCGACCCGGAGCGGCTGGTGTCGTTGGCCCGGGACGAGCAGTTCCTCGCCCACACGCGGGCGCTCGCGGACGACCTGACCCGCTACACCACCGGGGCCCGCTGGTTCCAGCGCCGCCAGGACGAGGTGCAGCAGCGGCGCGAGCACGGCAACTACGAGCTGAGCCCGCTGCCCACGGCCATCGCCTACTTCTCCATGGAGTTCGGCGTCACCGAGGCGCTGCCCAACTACTCCGGCGGCCTCGGCGTGCTGGCCGGCGACCACCTCAAGGCGGCCTCCGACCTGGGCGTGCCGCTGATCGCGGTCGGCCTGCTCTACCGCTCGGGCTACTTCCGGCAGGCGCTGTCGCTGGACGGGTGGCAGATCGAGCACTACCCGGTGCTCGACCCGCGCGGGCTGCCGCTGGAGCTGCTCACCGAGCCGTCCGGCGCGCCGATCCTGGTGCACGTGGCCATGCCCGGCGACCGGGTGCTGCGGGCCAAGATCTGGAAGGCCCAGGTGGGCCGGATCCCGCTGCTGCTGCTCGACTCCGACGTCGAGGAGAACGACGAGGACCTGCGCGGCGTCACCGACCGGCTCTACGGCGGCGACCAGGACCACCGGATCCGGCAGGAGATCCTGGCGGGCGTCGGCGGCGTGCGGGCCGTGCGGACGTACTGCGAGCTGACCGGCCACCCGGCCCCCGAGGTGTTCCACACCAACGAGGGGCACGCGGGCTTCCTCGGCCTGGAGCGGATCCGCGAGCTGGTGACCGGCGAGGGCCTGGACTTCGACCAGGCGCTGGCCGCCGTGCGCGCGGGCACCGTGTTCACCACCCACACGCCCGTCCCGGCCGGCATCGACCGGTTCCCGGTGGACCTGGTGCAGCACTACTTCGGCTCCGAGGCGCTGCTGCCCGGCGTGAGCACGCAGCGGGTGCTGGCGCTCGGCGCGGAGGAGAACCCCGGCCTGTTCAACATGGCCCACATGGGCCTGCGGCTGGCCCAGCGCGCCAACGGCGTGTCCAAGCTGCACGGCGAGGTCAGCCGGGGCATGTTCAGCGGCATGTGGCCGGGCTTCGACGTCACCGAGGTGCCGATCGGCTCGGTCACCAACGGCGTGCACGGCCCGACCTGGGCGGCCACCGAGATGAGCCGGCTGCTCGGCGAGTCCGACGACGCCGGCGTCGGCCTGCGCGGCTTCGAGCCGGTCACCGACCAGCGGCTCTGGGAGCTGCGCACCGACCTGCGCGGCAAGCTGGTGCACGAGGTGCGCCGGCGGACCCGGCAGTCCTGGCTCCAGCGCGGCGCGTCCGCCCTGGAGCTGGGCTGGACGGACACGGTGTTCGACCCGGACGTGCTCACCGTCGGCTTCGCCCGCCGGGTGCCCACCTACAAGCGGCTGACCCTGATGCTGCGCGACCCGGAGCGGCTGCGCGCCCTCCTGCTGCACCCGGAGCGCCCGGTGCAGCTCGTGGTCGCGGGCAAGTCGCACCCGGCCGACGACGGCGGCAAGGCGCTGATCCAGCAGATCGTCCGGTTCGCCGACGACGCCGGCGTGCGGCACCGGATCGTCTTCCTGCCCGACTACGACATGTCGATGGCCCGCTACCTGTACTGGGGCTGCGACGTGTGGCTGAACAACCCGATGCGCCCGCTGGAGGCGTGCGGCACGTCCGGGATGAAGTCGGCGCTCAACGGCGGCCTCAACCTGTCCATCCGGGACGGCTGGTGGGACGAGCTGTACGACGGCAGCAACGGCTGGGCGATCCCGACCGCGGACGGCGTCACCGACCCGACCCGCCGTGACGACCTGGAGGCCGCTGCCCTCTACGACCTGCTCGGCAACCAGGTCGCGCCGCTGTTCTACGACCGCGCCGACACCGGCGTGCCGACCCGCTGGCTGGCGATGGTGCGGCACACGCTGGCGTCGCTCGGCCCGGCCGTGCAGGCGTCGCGGATGGTGCGCGAGTACGTGGAGAACCTGTACGCGCCCGCCGCGTCGTCCGCGGGGTCCGTGGTCGGCGAGGGCTATCGCGGTGCCAAGGAGCTCGCCGCGTACCGGCAGCGCCTGCGTGCGTCGTGGACGCGCGTGCGCGTGCTGGAGTCGGAGATGACGCTCAGCGGCTCGGCCGTGCCGCTGCTGGGCACGCCGGTCGGGGTGCGGGCGCGGATCGAGCTGGCCGGGCTGGAGGCCTCCGAGGTGGACGTCCAGGTCGTGCTCGGCAAGGTCGGCGACTCGGACGAGCTGTACGACGTGGTCACGCACACCATGCGGTACGCGGGCAACGGCAACTACGACATCGAGGTGCCGCTGCCGCACGCCGGGGCGGTCGGGTACACGGTCCGGGTGCTGCCCAGGCACGACCTGCTCGCGTCGCCGGCCGAACTTGGTCGGGTGGTCCTGGCCGGGTAG
- a CDS encoding NACHT domain-containing protein: protein MLANLGWAAAAITPVAAALLLVPRALWKRWSARVVDRVDLGLRRGVTRFGRHYREYTRASLKFIDLKGLAVVGFHTPEFDDVFVDVGLAYQAPHHAPTGLLSRLSAGGRHAVTEFLDRPDPVVLAIIGVPGSGKTTLLRHLALTVSRARRGRRRIPILLYLRDHVAEIVAGAELATLVRDRLGRYGPQEPPGWFEQRLRRGDCLVLLDGLDEVADKADRRKVSDWVERQTAQYPGNDYVLTSRPHGYLAAPVNGAAVLQVRDFTDEQVTGFVRGWYSAIEKLSTRDDGRAVRLRAEAAADELLDKLHANSTLYDLTVNPLLLTMVANVHRFGSKLPDSRAELYREICEVMLWRRHEAKNLPVRLDGNRKEVVLRALAFTMMERRVRDVSRADVLARFKPMLLRMSTSMTEEALLEDVSSNGLLVERESGVFSFAHLTFQEYLAAAHARELGDLSVLAAKVDDDWWREAIVLGVARTSADPVVQACVEQGSVGALALALDCAEVCNELSPELREQLARLADALAEDPEQRQLVAGIMLTRLGREMVRVGDARVYARPVTNTLYGLYLRYNDRPVPPDVEPAAPVRGVWSSDANAFVTWANAMVGDRTAYRLPSAAEAEAPAVRRGLAKVGRPYWLRSGATHPAVARRLDVERMAVRAASDIDPTGVVPRLLLLDHVSVLLDLEPVPPVIAPGSLRSVRVGGGHERSAADLIAAIALASELGLDLGFLTSVAHRLAWVASARWPKWRSKSEQRTLADQVREVRDAQVGERDEPVVHMLGLGRGYRLGSLGVVRDPRAATEAFVGKAMTRYLDSMLAWVATPDSARSALPDGGTSILALVKTGPGDVDPVQLVADVMGDVHGLRTGLWDPNLPERVREAARPVVVGGEPLTREVASVIRLGALCVAAELDETSPADAGRYRRIAAGTTYLECRRAGEVAADETIVLATDRGNR, encoded by the coding sequence GTGCTGGCAAACCTCGGCTGGGCCGCCGCCGCGATCACCCCCGTCGCCGCCGCCCTCCTGCTCGTACCGCGCGCGCTGTGGAAGCGGTGGAGCGCGCGGGTCGTGGACCGGGTGGACCTCGGGTTGCGCCGCGGGGTGACCCGGTTCGGCCGGCACTACCGCGAGTACACCCGGGCCAGCCTGAAGTTCATCGACCTCAAGGGCCTGGCCGTGGTCGGCTTCCACACGCCCGAGTTCGACGACGTGTTCGTCGACGTGGGCCTGGCCTACCAGGCGCCGCACCACGCGCCCACCGGCCTGCTGTCCCGGCTCTCGGCCGGCGGCCGGCACGCGGTGACCGAGTTCCTGGACCGCCCGGACCCGGTGGTGCTCGCGATCATCGGCGTGCCGGGCAGCGGCAAGACCACCCTGCTGCGGCACCTCGCGCTGACGGTCAGCCGGGCCCGCCGGGGCCGCCGGCGCATCCCGATCCTGCTCTACCTGCGCGACCACGTGGCCGAGATCGTGGCGGGCGCGGAACTGGCGACCCTCGTGCGCGACCGGCTCGGCCGGTACGGGCCGCAGGAACCGCCCGGCTGGTTCGAGCAGCGCCTGCGGCGCGGCGACTGCCTGGTGCTGCTCGACGGCTTGGACGAGGTCGCCGACAAGGCCGACCGGCGCAAGGTGTCGGACTGGGTCGAGCGGCAGACCGCCCAGTACCCGGGCAACGACTACGTGCTCACCTCCCGCCCGCACGGCTACCTCGCCGCACCGGTCAACGGCGCGGCCGTGCTCCAGGTGCGGGACTTCACCGACGAGCAGGTGACCGGTTTCGTGCGCGGCTGGTACTCGGCGATCGAGAAGCTCAGCACGCGCGACGACGGGCGGGCCGTGCGCCTGCGCGCCGAGGCCGCCGCCGACGAACTGCTGGACAAGCTGCACGCGAACTCCACCCTGTACGACCTGACGGTGAACCCGCTGCTGCTGACCATGGTCGCCAACGTGCACCGGTTCGGCAGCAAGCTCCCGGACAGCCGCGCCGAGCTGTACCGGGAGATCTGCGAGGTCATGCTGTGGCGGCGGCACGAGGCCAAGAACCTCCCGGTGCGGCTGGACGGCAACCGCAAGGAGGTCGTGCTGCGCGCGCTGGCGTTCACGATGATGGAACGCCGGGTGCGCGACGTCTCGCGGGCCGACGTGCTCGCGCGGTTCAAGCCGATGCTGCTCCGGATGTCGACCTCGATGACCGAGGAGGCGCTGCTGGAGGACGTCAGCTCCAACGGGCTGCTGGTCGAGCGGGAGAGCGGGGTGTTCTCGTTCGCGCACCTGACGTTCCAGGAGTACCTGGCCGCCGCGCACGCCCGTGAGCTGGGCGACCTGTCCGTGCTGGCGGCGAAGGTGGACGACGACTGGTGGCGGGAGGCGATCGTGCTGGGGGTGGCGCGGACGTCCGCCGATCCGGTCGTGCAGGCGTGCGTGGAGCAGGGCTCGGTCGGGGCGCTCGCGCTGGCGCTGGACTGCGCGGAGGTGTGCAACGAGCTGTCCCCGGAGCTGCGCGAACAGCTCGCCCGGCTGGCCGACGCCCTCGCGGAGGACCCGGAGCAGCGGCAGCTCGTCGCGGGCATCATGCTCACCCGGTTGGGCCGCGAGATGGTCCGGGTCGGCGACGCCCGCGTGTACGCCAGGCCGGTCACCAACACCCTGTACGGGCTCTACCTGCGCTACAACGACCGGCCGGTGCCTCCGGACGTGGAACCCGCCGCGCCGGTGCGGGGCGTGTGGTCGAGCGACGCGAACGCTTTCGTCACCTGGGCCAACGCCATGGTCGGCGACCGGACCGCGTACCGCCTGCCGTCCGCTGCGGAGGCCGAGGCCCCGGCGGTGCGCCGGGGCCTGGCCAAGGTCGGACGCCCCTACTGGCTCAGGTCGGGCGCCACGCACCCCGCGGTCGCACGCCGGCTCGACGTCGAGCGGATGGCCGTCCGCGCGGCATCCGACATCGACCCGACCGGGGTGGTGCCGCGCCTGCTGCTGCTCGACCACGTCTCGGTGCTCCTGGACCTGGAGCCGGTCCCGCCCGTCATCGCGCCCGGCTCGCTCCGGTCGGTGCGGGTGGGCGGCGGTCACGAGAGGTCGGCCGCCGACCTGATCGCGGCCATCGCGCTCGCCTCGGAACTGGGACTCGACCTGGGTTTCCTGACGTCCGTCGCGCACCGGCTGGCCTGGGTCGCGTCGGCCCGGTGGCCGAAGTGGAGGTCGAAGTCGGAGCAGCGGACGCTGGCCGACCAGGTGCGCGAGGTGCGGGACGCGCAGGTCGGGGAGCGCGACGAGCCCGTGGTGCACATGCTCGGTCTCGGCCGTGGTTACCGGCTCGGCTCGCTGGGAGTCGTCCGCGACCCGCGCGCCGCCACCGAGGCGTTCGTCGGGAAGGCGATGACCCGCTACCTGGACTCCATGCTGGCGTGGGTCGCCACGCCGGACTCGGCGCGGTCCGCCCTGCCCGACGGCGGTACGTCGATCCTCGCCCTGGTGAAGACCGGCCCGGGGGACGTCGATCCCGTGCAGCTCGTCGCCGACGTCATGGGTGACGTGCACGGTCTGCGCACCGGGCTGTGGGACCCGAATCTGCCCGAGCGGGTGCGGGAGGCCGCCCGCCCGGTCGTCGTCGGCGGCGAACCGCTCACCCGCGAGGTGGCCTCGGTGATCCGGCTGGGTGCGTTGTGCGTGGCTGCGGAGCTGGACGAGACCTCGCCCGCGGACGCCGGCCGGTACCGGCGGATCGCGGCCGGCACCACCTACCTGGAGTGCCGCCGGGCCGGCGAGGTGGCCGCCGACGAGACCATCGTGCTGGCCACCGATCGGGGTAACCGCTGA
- a CDS encoding alpha-1,4-glucan--maltose-1-phosphate maltosyltransferase — MSGRLGIDDVSPTVGCGRYPAKAVVGEHVPVGATVWREGHDAVAATVTWRGPGDRVARQTRMVAEGVGLDRWTATIVPDAEGAWTFRVDAWSDPWTTWLHAVEVKIAAGQGPDDLHNDLESGARLLDRVSRRPDRRRDKPLLANAAAALRDEERPLAERVAPALAQDVRQVMHEHPVRELVTKGKPQKIWVDRTRAAFGSWYEFFPRSTGGLDEAGVPVHGTFATATKDLDRIAAMGFDVAYLPPIHPIGRVNRKGPNNTLVATEDDPGSTWAIGADEGGHDAIHPELGTLDDFDAFVARAGELGLEVALDLALQCAPDHPWVLKHPEWFTTRPDGSIAYAENPPKKYQDIYPVNFDNDPQGIYNEVLRVVRHWVDHGVRIFRVDNPHTKPPDFWAWLIWAVKDEHPDVLFLSEAFTRPARLYGLAKLGFTQSYTYFTWRTTKEELTEFGSELVAHWDEARPNLFVNTPDILHESLQHGGPGMFALRAALAATLSPTWGVYSGYELFEHQAVREGSEEYLDSEKFQLRPRDFRQAVADGRSLEPWLRKLNTIRRAHPALRQMRTLRFHHVENPALIAYSKQDPGSGDTVVVVVNLDPREAQDGTIWLDLPLLGFDWHERLIAHDEVTGETWDWGQANYVRLEPWRASAHIVSVQRRFGG, encoded by the coding sequence ATGAGCGGACGACTCGGTATCGACGACGTCTCCCCGACCGTGGGCTGTGGCCGGTACCCGGCCAAGGCCGTGGTCGGCGAGCACGTCCCGGTGGGAGCGACGGTGTGGCGCGAGGGCCACGACGCCGTCGCGGCCACCGTGACGTGGCGGGGACCCGGCGACCGGGTCGCGAGACAAACGCGGATGGTCGCGGAGGGCGTCGGGCTCGACCGCTGGACCGCCACGATCGTCCCGGACGCCGAGGGCGCGTGGACCTTCCGCGTCGACGCCTGGTCCGACCCGTGGACCACCTGGCTGCACGCCGTCGAGGTGAAGATCGCCGCCGGCCAGGGCCCCGACGACCTGCACAACGACCTGGAGTCCGGCGCGCGCCTGCTCGACCGGGTGTCCCGCCGCCCCGACCGCCGCCGGGACAAGCCGCTGCTGGCCAACGCCGCCGCCGCGCTGCGCGACGAGGAGCGCCCGCTGGCCGAGCGGGTCGCGCCCGCGCTGGCGCAGGACGTGCGCCAGGTCATGCACGAGCACCCGGTGCGCGAGCTGGTCACCAAGGGCAAGCCGCAGAAGATCTGGGTCGACCGCACGCGCGCCGCGTTCGGCTCCTGGTACGAGTTCTTCCCGCGCTCCACGGGCGGGCTGGACGAGGCCGGCGTCCCGGTGCACGGCACGTTCGCCACCGCGACCAAGGACCTCGACCGGATCGCCGCGATGGGCTTCGACGTGGCCTACCTGCCGCCGATCCACCCGATCGGCCGGGTGAACCGCAAGGGCCCCAACAACACGCTGGTGGCCACCGAGGACGACCCGGGCTCGACCTGGGCGATCGGCGCGGACGAGGGGGGTCACGACGCGATCCACCCGGAGCTGGGCACGCTCGACGACTTCGACGCGTTCGTGGCCCGCGCCGGCGAGCTGGGCCTGGAGGTCGCCCTCGACCTGGCCCTGCAGTGCGCGCCGGACCACCCGTGGGTGCTCAAGCACCCGGAGTGGTTCACCACCCGCCCGGACGGCTCGATCGCCTACGCCGAGAACCCGCCGAAGAAGTACCAGGACATCTACCCGGTCAACTTCGACAACGACCCGCAGGGCATCTACAACGAGGTGCTGCGCGTGGTGCGGCACTGGGTCGACCACGGGGTGCGCATCTTCCGGGTGGACAACCCGCACACCAAGCCGCCGGACTTCTGGGCGTGGCTGATCTGGGCGGTCAAGGACGAGCACCCGGACGTGCTGTTCCTGTCCGAGGCGTTCACCCGCCCGGCCCGGCTCTACGGGCTGGCCAAGCTCGGCTTCACCCAGAGCTACACCTACTTCACCTGGCGCACGACCAAGGAGGAGCTGACCGAGTTCGGCTCCGAGCTGGTCGCGCACTGGGACGAGGCCCGGCCCAACCTGTTCGTCAACACGCCGGACATCCTGCACGAGTCGTTGCAGCACGGCGGTCCGGGCATGTTCGCGCTGCGCGCCGCGCTGGCCGCGACGCTGAGCCCGACCTGGGGCGTGTACTCCGGCTACGAGCTGTTCGAGCACCAGGCGGTGCGGGAGGGCAGCGAGGAGTACCTGGACTCGGAGAAGTTCCAGCTGCGCCCGCGCGACTTCCGGCAGGCGGTGGCCGACGGCCGGTCGCTGGAGCCGTGGCTGCGCAAGCTCAACACGATCCGCCGCGCGCACCCGGCGTTGCGGCAGATGCGCACGCTGCGCTTCCACCACGTCGAGAACCCGGCGCTGATCGCCTACTCCAAACAGGACCCGGGCAGCGGTGACACGGTGGTCGTGGTGGTGAACCTGGACCCGCGCGAAGCCCAGGACGGCACGATCTGGCTGGACCTGCCCCTGCTCGGCTTCGACTGGCACGAACGCCTGATCGCGCACGACGAGGTGACCGGGGAGACCTGGGACTG